TAATAATCTATATATTCTCTATTATTTGTTAAAAAATGATTATAAAAACAATTGAATAgatgaattaaaaaatttataacaaatttttttaatttaatcttATTAGATACCACTTATTAATTTTTTCTAATTTATAGCTAATTAATTTTCTAATGATTATATAGTTACAAAATGcttaaataattaactaataataaaaatataaattatactATTACCGAAAAAGTAAATCAATACTATAAATATCTATCTATATTTTAAATAACTTAAAGCATGGATTTGaattatagaaagaaaaaaaaactaaaatatctataaaaattaatccttaaaaataaaattgaaaataactaaaatattatatattattttatttaatgtaaCGTAAATATATGAttgaatttaaattattattatattgtaACAAATGTGAAGATATTTATAATATCTTATCTCTTAAATTACCAAGTTTATCATAATGCTTCACTAAAATATTTatagtaattaaataatttaatacttaaattgaaaataactaaaatattatatattattttatttaatataactTATAAAATCAAATATGTTTCTAATTGAATTTAAATGATTCTTATATTGTAACAAatgcaaatatatttatattatcttATTTTACAAATTACCAAGTTTACATCTATgcttcactataaatagagttTAAGTTCATTGATAAAAGCAACTTGAATTCTAATATCTATAGAGAAAACCCTCTCACTTCTAATCATTTTTCTCTATGGTGAGAATATTGTACTTTCTGTTTTATTGATAATTCTTTTGcaattattattactactattgTTTTTACATATTGTCACTTTTAATTTGTGTAACCGCTTTTGCTAATAAACTATTTTCATGCTATTTAGTTATGATACTATAATCATTTTATCTATCATTGCATTCATAAGATTGATTGTTGAAGACTTCAAATTCGGTATTTCacttccttttatttttattttgttaatctCTTGTGTTAGTTTTTCCTTTTTATCTTTTATAGAGTCTCATGTTTGACCCAAAATACTCAGTGTATGATAATTCAATTTCAAAGAGTCGTCGTTTAGGTTTGGTATTAAGTATTAACCCAACAGTATATCATGTCCAAAAGTTGTTATTAAGAGTTCTATATGTGGATTTAAATTTCTTATTTTGTGTATTTATACTCTGACATTTGTTTcgtatttttttaattcttttttagCAACCTTTCATatctataataaaaataaattaattaattaacttaaaccaattaaaataaaataagttatcACCATGTTATACACATGATtctattttttatcattttttattatattttttctaatttataataataataataaacgtttattcaaaatattatgttttttatttaaatgtaaatagttttacaaaaatatatcttaacaacatatatactttaaatttgaattctaatttgatttatataaaaatttaattcaagtgatatttaatttgaattcaaatttgattagatatttaataataataatttttttaaataatggaaTACCATTACTGTTCATTTTAGTAATGGAATACCTGTCTCGACTGCTTCAATTTGGAGCTATGCAACCTACTTTTCGGTTCCACCCAATGTGTAAAAGTCTCAAAATCATCAACTTATGTTTTGCTGATGATTTAGTGATTTTTTGCAAAGCCAACTATGGCTCTGTTCAGATTATAAAACAGATGTTTGATGATTTCTGCAATAGTTCGGGTATGAAGGCTAATCTCAGCAAGTCTCAAGTGTTTTTTGGTGGCATATCTGCTCAAGATAAGACTCAGTTACAGGAAGTTCTTCATCTTGAGGAAGGCTCTTTCCCTCTCAAATATCTGGGGATTCCTATGCGTCCTACTAAATGGAAAGAGGCTGACTGTggtgaaattttgaaaaaaattaagcTCCATCTTCACACTTGGTCTAGTAGGCATTTATCTTATGCAGGAAAGGTTCAGCTTATTACCTCTGTTCTTCTTGGGCTGCGTAACTATTGGATGAATATTTTCTTATTGCCTCAAAGTGTTATAAAAGAAGTTGAAAAGTTATGTATGTGGTTTCTTTGGGGCCACAATGGGTCTAAGAGTAACTTTCATCTCACTGCATGGTCTAAAGTTTGTTTGCCGAAAACTCTTGGAGGTTTGGGCTTTGGTGAAGGATCTATATGGAACAAGGCCATGCTTGGGAAGTATATTTGGGCAATAAACCATCAACAGGAGACTTTATGGGTTAACTGGATTCATGCGGTGTACTTAAAAGGTAATAATTTCTGGCACTACAAGCTCAAGACAGACACAAGTTTGTATTGGAAAAAACTCTGCCAATTACGAAACTTGTTTGCTCAAGAGGACATTGATAATGCGAGTAGTCATGGGAAGTTTAAAATAGGGCTGTTGTATGCTAGGCTTATTCACCAAGTTCCTGCCAAATATCATCAATTTGTTTGGAGCCGAATGAGTATTCCCAAGCATAAATTCATCACATGGCAAGCTGTTAACTCTAAGCTCTTAACAAGAGATCATCTTCTTAGAGTTTTTATGGTTCTTGACTCTGTTTTATGCCCTGTTTGTGAGCTGGTTGATGAAAGTTACAACCACTTGTTTTTTAATGCCTTTTTTCTCAGCAGGTGGTTCGGCTGATTCAAGGATAGGTTAGATGCACTTGGCCTCTTTGTTTCTCTGCTTGGACTGTTTGGATTGAAGACATGAAGGGGGGTATTCATGCCTCGTTAGTGGCTGCTGTTTTCTCAGCCACTATTTACTATCTTTGGCATAACAGAAACATTTGTTATATTCATCACTATTCTCTTAGTGTCAAAGCTGTAATAGAATTGATCAAAAAAGACATCATGTTTAGGCTTAGTTGTTTTTCCCATAAGAATATAAGAGGCATTAAGCTTAGTTACTGAAGGTAGTTGCCTTTTGTGTTGTTTGTATCTGTTTTTGGTCCTTTGGACTTAGCCTTGATGTATTTggtttgtgattaatgaaatttatctttcttgaacaaaaaaataataatttttttaattaaattataaatataataataaaagtcaattttctcacttcttattctattttttttaatttacgctTTATAGGaaaaaatttatcattttttattctaataataattataataaatgacAATTAAAATTTTTCATATATAATTTTAAAGaatctatctatttttattttaaacattttttgacaaaacacggttccaaaagttagtttttaaaaataaaggttcaaaataagtaatcgaccaaaatatatGTAGTTAAAATAATCTATCATATATTCCTATTATTATCCTTTTGACAAAAGATGAGAtcaaaaagttaatttttaaaaataaagggctCAAATAGGTAATCAGCTAAAATAGAAGATTCAAAATTGTGTGAACCCTTgcacaaaaataaattatatgtatacaatttacttttttttttaaataatttttacccttttgaataaatacatggtgtacatgttaattttaaaaaataaatgggCAAAACAGGAAATTGGCTAAATTGTAATattcaaataattgatttatctattcctatttttaacattttgacaaaacacgtggtctaaaagtttattttaaaaaataaatgatctAAATGGATAATAGGCCAAAATAACTCTTCCACAAAAAATAGATTTATTTATAcgtaatttataatttaaaaaaaataaagcaaagtgtataattaataataataataataataacaaataaataaaacaaaactcacAACAAGTTGgttgaattttgtttttggtactttaattatttagaatttatcgagaaaaataaataaattacaaaagATTGCGCGAAacgcggttatgttttctagtatatctATAAAGGAGAGTACCAAAGACATGATGTAGCGCTCTAAAAACTATTCAAACCATTCTatctatttttctcatttaatataaattttttattcattttatagattataataataatatatatttatatatatataaaggagagcccCAAGGACATGATGTGGCGCTCTAAAAATTCTTCAAACCACTATATCTATTttttcctttaatctaatttttttattcattttgtagattataataataaatgtattttttaaaatttaaatgagatatttataagatattattattatttaaatatagatatatatctctttgtgaatctatatatatatattctaaacattctctattaatctcatattttcctatactctaattaattttttttctcttcttctctctaaattctttcaatttcaagTTTCAATGAATTGTAATGCATATCttcaaatttgattgatttatatgttaatgataacacaatcctctcgaatatttattcaattattaatgtttgttaatctttgAAGTTtgggtatttattcaattattattttcaaatagaTTTTGTTGCATCATTAATCGAAAGATTTTCTACCATCTcctaatttctttattttttttctcttcttctctctaaattctttcaatttcaattttcaatgaatttcaattcatatttccaaatttgattgatttacatgttaatgataactgttgacggtgaaatctcgtcaacgaaattagatcggaaaactcaaaggtaagtcgggcaaagtttatataagaactgagaataaactttaaggaaaagtaaacacagataaacaatggagcaagccttagtatatttctcaatagcctctgcatacaatgaattttccaaccccctcccatgtgggagaggggtcctttttatagtaggctctgatgacctgggatacatggtggtccaggagaccaaatggtacataagtactctatcaggagagtggtttcagaagcTGAGGTCTTGAATCCAGTACAGGGGTAGGCGTCAGatggatgtctccactacttgtccgtacccatgtcagtggagtggggacagacatagtggcgcaggtggtagtggtgtcgactctgactcctggccgtagatgtacgggccataactcttattccAGCATTCCCACTACCCCACTGGTATGGGTGTCCGTACTTAGACATACAGGGTCTTAAGGGTCGTACCTAGTACTAGATCGTACATgaatgttccattcgactcgtacccggacctctaagcattggggtcttcaaggcatagggaatgggacacttggtgcATGCAGTGGTCATTACAtgaggcgaggctctcgggtccttggcatgggatgcctgaagcaccccgaggtcactcACGAGCATGGGTGA
This genomic interval from Humulus lupulus chromosome 8, drHumLupu1.1, whole genome shotgun sequence contains the following:
- the LOC133796198 gene encoding uncharacterized protein LOC133796198; translated protein: MEYLSRLLQFGAMQPTFRFHPMCKSLKIINLCFADDLVIFCKANYGSVQIIKQMFDDFCNSSGMKANLSKSQVFFGGISAQDKTQLQEVLHLEEGSFPLKYLGIPMRPTKWKEADCGEILKKIKLHLHTWSSRHLSYAGKVQLITSVLLGLRNYWMNIFLLPQSVIKEVEKLCMWFLWGHNGSKSNFHLTAWSKVCLPKTLGGLGFGEGSIWNKAMLGKYIWAINHQQETLWVNWIHAVYLKGNNFWHYKLKTDTSLYWKKLCQLRNLFAQEDIDNASSHGKFKIGLLYARLIHQVPAKYHQFVWSRMSIPKHKFITWQAVNSKLLTRDHLLRVFMVLDSVLCPVCELVDESYNHLFFNAFFLSRWFG